Proteins encoded by one window of Lacipirellulaceae bacterium:
- a CDS encoding helix-turn-helix domain-containing protein, whose product MKSKNSQQTRILLKPAQAAESLEISQRKLWSMTNSGEIPHVRIGRSVRYPVEDLRRYIYSKLQGGKH is encoded by the coding sequence ATGAAATCGAAAAATTCTCAGCAAACACGGATACTGCTAAAGCCTGCTCAGGCAGCGGAATCGCTTGAGATATCACAGCGAAAACTCTGGTCGATGACCAATAGCGGCGAGATCCCTCACGTCAGAATCGGACGTTCAGTCCGGTACCCAGTTGAGGACCTTCGTCGCTACATCTATTCCAAACTGCAGGGAGGAAAGCACTAA